In Priestia megaterium NBRC 15308 = ATCC 14581, the following proteins share a genomic window:
- the rseP gene encoding RIP metalloprotease RseP, which translates to MNTVIAFVVIFGALVFFHELGHLVFAKRAGILCREFAIGFGPKIFSFKRDETVYTIRLLPLGGFVRMAGEDPEMIEVKPGQMVGLMFDKEGKVNKVIINNKEQHPNAKVIEVEQADLEHNLFISGYEEGEDERLQKFEVAEESYFVMDGEEIQIAPYSRQFASKTLGQRALAIFAGPLMNFILAFVIFIVLGISQGYVVDKPVMGKLTSDGVAVDAGLKQGDKVQAIDGQSVSTWDDVVKVIQKHPEQQITFTVQRGGKTLDIPITPESRKVGEQTIGLIGVYAPVEKSFIGSITHGATETYTWMKEILTGLGKLVTGQFKLDMLSGPVGIYAATDQVAQSGIYYLMKWAAVLSINLGIVNLLPLPALDGGRLLFFAVEGIRGKPIDRQKEGVVHFIGFALLMLLMLVVTWNDIQKFFL; encoded by the coding sequence TTGAACACAGTCATTGCGTTTGTCGTCATTTTTGGAGCTCTTGTATTCTTTCATGAGCTTGGTCATTTAGTTTTTGCAAAGCGTGCAGGCATCTTATGTCGTGAGTTTGCCATTGGGTTTGGTCCCAAAATCTTTTCGTTTAAACGAGATGAAACAGTTTATACCATTCGCTTGCTGCCTCTAGGTGGATTTGTTCGAATGGCTGGAGAAGACCCAGAAATGATCGAAGTAAAGCCTGGTCAAATGGTGGGCCTCATGTTTGATAAGGAAGGCAAAGTAAATAAAGTCATTATTAATAACAAGGAACAGCATCCAAATGCAAAAGTTATTGAGGTAGAGCAAGCAGACTTAGAGCATAATCTATTTATTTCAGGTTATGAAGAAGGTGAAGATGAACGTCTGCAAAAATTCGAGGTAGCAGAAGAATCTTACTTCGTTATGGACGGAGAAGAAATTCAAATTGCACCTTACAGCCGTCAGTTTGCTTCTAAAACTCTTGGTCAGCGTGCGCTAGCCATTTTCGCTGGTCCGCTAATGAACTTTATATTAGCCTTTGTTATTTTTATCGTTCTTGGGATTTCTCAAGGATATGTTGTTGACAAACCCGTGATGGGCAAATTAACATCAGATGGAGTAGCCGTTGATGCGGGACTCAAACAAGGAGATAAAGTTCAAGCAATTGATGGACAAAGTGTTTCAACGTGGGATGATGTCGTAAAAGTAATTCAAAAACATCCTGAACAGCAAATTACATTCACGGTTCAGCGCGGCGGCAAAACGCTAGATATTCCGATTACACCTGAAAGTCGCAAAGTTGGGGAACAGACAATTGGATTAATTGGCGTATATGCACCGGTTGAAAAGTCATTCATTGGTTCGATCACGCACGGAGCTACTGAGACATATACGTGGATGAAAGAAATCTTAACGGGTCTAGGGAAGCTTGTGACAGGACAGTTCAAACTGGATATGCTTTCTGGTCCTGTAGGTATTTACGCAGCAACCGATCAAGTAGCACAGTCAGGCATTTATTATCTAATGAAATGGGCAGCCGTTTTAAGTATTAACTTAGGGATTGTCAATTTGCTTCCACTTCCTGCTTTAGATGGAGGACGACTGTTGTTCTTCGCTGTAGAAGGAATTCGCGGTAAGCCAATTGATCGTCAAAAAGAAGGCGTTGTTCATTTTATCGGTTTTGCTTTATTAATGCTGCTGATGCTCGTTGTAACGTGGAACGATATTCAAAAGTTCTTTTTATAA
- the dxr gene encoding 1-deoxy-D-xylulose-5-phosphate reductoisomerase has translation MKKISLLGATGSIGTQTVDIVRAHPEHFELSAISVGRNINEARKIIQQCKPALVSVMKKEDCLSLQAEFPSIRFVYGEEGLVEVATHPSTEVLVNAVLGSVGLTPTLEAIKMRKTIAIANKETLVTAGHLVMEAAKEYGADILPVDSEHSAIFQSLQGQDQKAIDRLILTASGGSFRDKTRAELQGVTVEDALNHPNWSMGAKITIDSATMMNKGLEVIEAHWLFDLPYEKIDVLLHKESIIHSMVEYSDTSVIAQLGTPDMRVPIQYALTYPKRMSLPNTKRLSLADIGQLHFDKMDEERFRCLAFAFEAGKAGGTLPTVLNAANEEAVQAFLDGHITFLQIEDVIEKAMNEHTVIQKPCLSTIKEVDLEAREFVRSAISR, from the coding sequence TTGAAGAAAATTTCCTTGTTAGGAGCTACAGGTTCAATCGGTACTCAAACCGTTGATATTGTTCGAGCGCATCCGGAGCATTTTGAGCTCTCAGCAATCTCTGTAGGTCGAAATATTAATGAAGCAAGAAAGATTATTCAGCAGTGTAAGCCAGCCCTTGTTTCTGTGATGAAGAAAGAAGATTGTCTGTCACTGCAAGCAGAATTCCCTTCTATTCGATTTGTTTATGGAGAAGAAGGGCTTGTGGAAGTGGCGACTCATCCATCCACAGAAGTTTTAGTAAATGCTGTTCTTGGAAGTGTAGGGTTGACTCCTACGCTAGAAGCAATCAAAATGAGAAAAACGATTGCTATTGCAAATAAGGAGACACTTGTTACCGCTGGTCACCTTGTCATGGAAGCAGCCAAGGAATATGGCGCTGATATTTTACCGGTAGACAGTGAGCACTCAGCTATTTTTCAAAGTTTGCAAGGGCAAGATCAAAAAGCAATAGACCGTTTAATTTTAACGGCTTCTGGAGGAAGCTTTCGAGATAAAACGAGAGCAGAACTACAGGGAGTAACGGTTGAAGATGCATTAAATCATCCAAACTGGTCGATGGGAGCTAAAATTACAATTGATTCGGCAACGATGATGAATAAGGGGTTAGAAGTGATTGAAGCACATTGGCTTTTTGATCTTCCCTATGAGAAAATTGATGTATTGTTACATAAGGAAAGCATCATTCATTCTATGGTAGAGTATTCGGATACAAGCGTTATTGCTCAGCTTGGAACGCCTGATATGCGCGTGCCAATTCAATACGCGTTAACGTATCCAAAACGCATGTCTTTGCCTAACACCAAGCGTTTAAGTTTGGCGGATATTGGTCAGCTTCACTTCGATAAAATGGATGAAGAGCGTTTTCGCTGTTTAGCTTTTGCATTTGAGGCTGGCAAAGCGGGTGGAACACTTCCGACTGTTTTAAACGCAGCTAATGAAGAAGCTGTTCAAGCCTTTTTAGATGGTCACATTACATTTTTACAAATTGAAGATGTGATTGAAAAAGCAATGAATGAACATACTGTAATACAGAAACCTTGTTTATCTACTATTAAAGAAGTAGATTTAGAAGCAAGAGAGTTTGTTAGATCCGCCATCTCTCGATAA
- a CDS encoding isoprenyl transferase, protein MLRKFQAWKKSQDLNTLSLSERKDQVKQHPVPEHIAIIMDGNGRWAQKRALPRMMGHHEGMKVVRHVTRSANELGVKVLTLYAFSTENWKRPKIEVEFLMKLPEEFLTTFLPELIEKNVQVRIMGDKSELPAHTIRAVDNAIEKTKHNTGLILNFALNYGSRHEIMGAIQSLVEDVEQGKVASSSISENLFSSYLMSKSLPDPDLLIRTSGELRLSNFMLWQLAYTEFWFTEVLWPDFKENHLIEAVEAFQKRGRRFGGV, encoded by the coding sequence ATGTTAAGAAAATTTCAAGCATGGAAGAAAAGTCAAGATTTAAATACACTGTCTTTGTCAGAACGAAAAGATCAAGTGAAACAGCACCCTGTTCCTGAACATATTGCAATTATTATGGATGGGAACGGTCGTTGGGCGCAAAAACGAGCTCTTCCTCGCATGATGGGCCATCATGAAGGAATGAAGGTAGTACGTCATGTGACCAGATCGGCCAATGAATTAGGTGTTAAAGTATTAACTTTATATGCATTTTCCACTGAAAATTGGAAGCGCCCCAAAATTGAAGTCGAGTTTTTAATGAAACTGCCAGAGGAATTTTTAACAACCTTTCTGCCTGAGCTAATTGAAAAAAATGTGCAAGTTCGTATTATGGGGGATAAAAGTGAGCTCCCTGCCCATACGATTCGAGCCGTGGATAATGCAATTGAAAAAACAAAGCATAACACAGGGCTGATTTTAAACTTCGCGCTCAATTACGGTAGCCGTCACGAAATCATGGGCGCTATTCAGTCATTGGTAGAAGATGTAGAACAGGGAAAAGTAGCTTCCTCTTCTATTTCAGAAAATTTATTTTCTTCCTATTTAATGAGCAAAAGCCTTCCAGATCCGGATTTGCTTATTCGTACAAGCGGTGAGCTTCGCTTAAGTAATTTTATGCTTTGGCAGCTAGCTTACACAGAGTTTTGGTTTACAGAAGTATTATGGCCAGATTTTAAAGAAAATCATTTAATCGAAGCAGTCGAGGCGTTTCAAAAGCGCGGTCGCCGCTTTGGTGGTGTATAA
- the frr gene encoding ribosome recycling factor encodes MPKQVLQNAKERMEKAIQSFSRELASIRAGRASASLLDRVTVEYYGAPTPINQLAQVSVPEARMLVIQPYDKSQIGEVEKAILKSDLGLTPTSDGTIIRLSIPALTEERRRELVKMVKKYAEEAKVAVRNVRRDANDDFKKLEKKGEITEDDLRGYSDDIQKLTDDHIVKVDKVAKDKEEEIMAV; translated from the coding sequence ATGCCAAAACAAGTGTTGCAAAACGCAAAAGAAAGAATGGAAAAAGCAATTCAATCATTTAGCCGCGAACTAGCATCAATTCGTGCTGGACGTGCAAGCGCGTCACTTCTTGACCGCGTAACGGTAGAATACTACGGTGCACCAACACCAATTAACCAATTGGCGCAAGTAAGCGTGCCTGAAGCTCGTATGCTTGTTATTCAGCCTTATGACAAATCACAAATTGGTGAGGTTGAAAAAGCTATTTTAAAATCTGACTTAGGGTTAACACCTACAAGCGATGGAACTATTATCCGTTTATCGATTCCTGCTTTAACGGAAGAGCGTCGTCGTGAGTTAGTGAAAATGGTGAAAAAATATGCTGAAGAAGCAAAAGTTGCGGTTCGTAACGTACGCCGTGATGCAAACGATGATTTCAAAAAGTTAGAGAAAAAAGGTGAAATTACTGAAGACGATTTACGCGGCTACAGTGATGACATTCAAAAGCTAACAGATGATCATATTGTAAAAGTGGATAAAGTGGCGAAAGATAAAGAAGAAGAAATTATGGCAGTTTAA
- the rpsB gene encoding 30S ribosomal protein S2 — protein sequence MSVISMKQLLEAGVHFGHQTRRWNPKMKKYIFTERNGIYIIDLQKTVKKVEEAYKFVKELAADGGTVLFVGTKKQAQDSVKEEAARAGMYFVNQRWLGGTLTNFSTIQKRIKRLKDIEKMQEDGTFEVLPKKEVVQLKKELERLEKFLGGIKDMKQLPDALFIIDPRKERIAVAEAKKLHIPIVGIVDTNCDPDEIDYVIPANDDAIRAVKLLTSKVADAILEAKQGEETAVETETTTA from the coding sequence ATGTCAGTAATTTCAATGAAACAATTACTAGAAGCTGGTGTACATTTCGGTCACCAAACTCGCCGTTGGAACCCAAAGATGAAGAAATACATCTTCACTGAGCGTAACGGCATCTACATTATCGATCTTCAAAAAACAGTTAAGAAAGTAGAAGAAGCGTACAAATTCGTTAAAGAATTAGCTGCAGACGGCGGTACTGTTTTATTCGTAGGTACGAAAAAACAAGCTCAAGATTCTGTTAAAGAAGAAGCAGCTCGCGCTGGTATGTACTTTGTTAACCAACGTTGGTTAGGTGGTACATTAACTAACTTCTCAACTATCCAAAAACGTATCAAACGTTTAAAAGATATCGAAAAAATGCAAGAAGACGGTACTTTCGAAGTACTACCTAAGAAAGAAGTAGTTCAACTTAAAAAAGAGTTAGAGCGTCTTGAAAAATTCTTAGGCGGCATTAAAGATATGAAACAACTTCCAGATGCATTATTCATCATTGACCCTCGTAAAGAGCGTATTGCAGTAGCGGAAGCTAAAAAATTACACATTCCAATCGTTGGTATCGTAGACACTAACTGTGATCCAGACGAAATTGATTATGTAATCCCTGCAAACGATGATGCAATTCGTGCTGTTAAACTTTTAACTTCTAAAGTTGCTGATGCTATTCTAGAAGCTAAACAAGGTGAAGAAACAGCAGTTGAAACTGAAACAACTACTGCTTAA
- the pyrH gene encoding UMP kinase: MSQAKYNRIVLKLSGEALAGEEGFGINPSIIKSVAEQVKAVYELGVEIAVVVGGGNIWRGKIGSEMGMDRAAADYMGMLATVMNSLALQDSLENIGVQTRVQTSIEMRQVAEPYIRRKAVRHLEKKRVVIFAAGTGNPYFSTDTTAALRAAEIEADVILMAKNNVDGVYNADPKLVPDAVKYETLTYIDVLKDGLAVMDSTASSLCMDNDIPLIVFSITEEGNIKRAVTGENIGTIVKGK; the protein is encoded by the coding sequence ATGAGTCAAGCAAAATATAATCGTATCGTATTAAAGTTAAGTGGAGAAGCATTAGCTGGTGAAGAGGGTTTTGGTATTAACCCATCCATCATCAAATCTGTTGCTGAACAAGTAAAAGCCGTTTATGAATTAGGTGTGGAAATTGCTGTAGTCGTTGGTGGTGGAAACATTTGGCGTGGTAAAATTGGCAGTGAAATGGGTATGGATCGTGCCGCTGCTGATTATATGGGAATGCTAGCAACAGTAATGAACTCTTTGGCTCTTCAAGATAGCTTAGAGAACATTGGTGTGCAAACACGAGTTCAGACTTCTATCGAGATGAGACAAGTAGCAGAGCCTTATATTAGAAGAAAAGCTGTTCGTCATCTCGAGAAAAAACGCGTTGTTATCTTCGCCGCGGGTACAGGAAACCCTTATTTCTCTACAGATACAACAGCAGCTTTGCGTGCAGCTGAAATTGAAGCTGACGTGATCTTAATGGCTAAAAACAACGTAGATGGCGTTTATAATGCGGATCCTAAGCTTGTACCTGATGCTGTAAAATACGAAACATTAACGTATATTGATGTTTTAAAAGATGGACTAGCTGTGATGGATTCTACAGCTTCTTCATTATGTATGGACAATGATATTCCGCTAATTGTTTTTTCAATTACGGAAGAAGGCAATATTAAACGTGCCGTTACAGGCGAAAACATTGGAACAATTGTAAAGGGGAAATAA
- the tsf gene encoding translation elongation factor Ts, producing MAITAQMVKELREKTGAGMMDCKKALTETNGDMEQAIDFLREKGIAKAAKKSDRIAAEGLTYIETQGNEAVILEVNSETDFVAKNEGFQKLTKELAAHILANKPADAAEAATQKMENGATVEEHINSAIATIGEKLSLRRFAVATKTDADAFGAYLHAGGRIGVLTVLSGTTEEAVAKDVAMHIAAINPKYISRDQVSAEETEREREVLTQQALNEGKPEKIVAKMVEGRLGKFFEDICLLDQTFVKNPDQKVRQFVESKGATVESFVRFEVGEGIEKRQDNFAEEVMNQVKK from the coding sequence ATGGCAATTACTGCTCAAATGGTAAAAGAATTACGTGAAAAAACTGGCGCTGGTATGATGGATTGTAAAAAAGCGTTAACTGAAACTAACGGTGATATGGAGCAAGCAATCGATTTCTTACGTGAAAAAGGTATTGCAAAAGCTGCTAAAAAATCAGACCGTATTGCTGCTGAAGGTCTAACTTACATCGAAACTCAAGGTAACGAAGCTGTTATCTTAGAAGTTAACTCTGAAACTGATTTCGTTGCGAAAAACGAAGGTTTCCAAAAATTAACAAAAGAATTAGCTGCTCACATCTTAGCTAACAAACCAGCTGACGCTGCTGAAGCTGCTACTCAAAAAATGGAAAACGGTGCAACTGTTGAAGAACACATCAACTCTGCAATCGCTACAATCGGAGAAAAATTATCTCTACGTCGTTTTGCTGTAGCAACAAAAACTGATGCTGATGCATTCGGTGCTTATCTACATGCTGGCGGACGTATCGGTGTGTTAACAGTATTATCTGGTACAACTGAAGAAGCTGTTGCAAAAGACGTTGCTATGCACATTGCTGCAATCAACCCTAAATACATCTCTCGTGACCAAGTTTCTGCTGAAGAAACTGAGCGTGAGCGCGAAGTATTAACTCAACAAGCATTAAACGAAGGCAAACCAGAAAAAATCGTTGCAAAAATGGTTGAAGGTCGCCTTGGCAAATTTTTCGAAGATATTTGCTTACTAGATCAAACATTTGTTAAAAATCCTGATCAAAAAGTACGTCAGTTCGTTGAGAGCAAAGGCGCTACTGTTGAAAGCTTCGTTCGTTTTGAAGTAGGAGAAGGTATTGAGAAACGTCAAGACAACTTCGCTGAAGAAGTAATGAACCAAGTTAAAAAGTAA
- a CDS encoding proline--tRNA ligase, translating into MRQSSTLIPTLREVPADADIKSHQLLLRAGYMRQNASGVYSFLPLGKRVLQKVEQIVREEMDRAGSVELLMPALQQAELWQESGRWYSYGPELMRMKDRHGREFALGATHEEVITSLLRDEVKSYKRLPLNLYQIQTKFRDEKRPRFGLLRGREFIMKDAYSFHASQESLDEVYDKMFAAYSRIFERCGLNFRAVIADSGAMGGKDTHEFMVLSEIGEDTIAYSDTSSYAANVEMAPVVNTYGKSGEAEKELTKVETPNQHSIEDVAAFLNVEATSCIKSLLFKVDDRFVLVLVRGDHEVNDIKVKNYFEASVVELATPEETKEVLKCAVGSVGPIGVSDSVEVVADHAVKAIANGVCGANEEGYHYTNVNERNFNATYEDFRFIQEGDQSPDGQGVIKFAKGIEVGHVFKLGTRYSEAMGATYLDENGRSQPMIMGCYGIGVSRTVAAIAEQFNDENGLLWPEAVTPYQVHVIPVNVKNDEQRELGEKLYNELLDNRFEVLLDDRQERAGVKFADSDLIGLPVRVTVGKRASEGIVEVKVRKTGESLEVSVDNLVSTVKELLAK; encoded by the coding sequence ATGAGACAAAGTTCTACATTGATTCCTACATTAAGAGAAGTGCCAGCTGATGCGGATATAAAAAGCCATCAGCTTCTATTGCGCGCAGGTTATATGCGCCAAAATGCAAGCGGCGTGTACAGCTTTTTACCGCTTGGTAAGCGCGTATTGCAAAAAGTTGAACAAATTGTTCGTGAAGAGATGGACCGTGCAGGTTCTGTCGAATTATTAATGCCTGCTTTACAACAAGCTGAATTGTGGCAAGAGTCTGGCCGCTGGTATTCATACGGACCTGAGTTAATGCGTATGAAAGATCGTCACGGCCGTGAATTTGCTTTGGGAGCAACACACGAAGAAGTTATCACAAGCTTGCTTCGTGACGAAGTGAAGTCATACAAACGTTTACCGCTAAATTTATATCAAATTCAAACGAAGTTCCGCGATGAAAAACGTCCACGCTTTGGCTTATTACGCGGTCGTGAATTTATTATGAAAGATGCATATTCGTTTCATGCTTCTCAAGAAAGTTTAGATGAAGTATATGATAAAATGTTTGCTGCCTACAGCCGCATCTTTGAGCGCTGCGGATTAAATTTCCGTGCTGTTATCGCTGATTCAGGTGCAATGGGCGGAAAAGATACGCATGAATTTATGGTTCTTTCTGAAATCGGGGAAGATACAATCGCTTATTCAGATACATCTTCTTATGCAGCAAATGTTGAAATGGCACCGGTTGTAAATACGTATGGAAAATCAGGTGAAGCTGAAAAAGAATTAACAAAAGTGGAAACACCAAATCAGCATAGCATTGAAGACGTAGCTGCTTTCTTAAATGTTGAAGCGACTTCTTGTATCAAGTCCCTTTTATTTAAAGTAGATGATCGTTTTGTGCTTGTACTTGTTCGCGGGGATCACGAAGTAAACGATATTAAAGTGAAAAACTATTTTGAAGCTTCCGTTGTTGAACTGGCAACTCCAGAAGAAACAAAAGAAGTATTAAAATGCGCAGTTGGTTCAGTAGGACCGATTGGAGTAAGTGATTCAGTAGAAGTGGTAGCTGATCATGCGGTAAAAGCAATTGCTAACGGTGTATGCGGAGCAAATGAAGAAGGTTATCACTACACAAATGTGAATGAGCGTAACTTTAATGCAACTTACGAAGATTTCCGCTTCATCCAAGAAGGGGATCAGTCACCGGATGGACAAGGCGTTATTAAGTTTGCTAAAGGTATTGAAGTCGGACACGTCTTTAAGCTAGGAACGCGCTACAGTGAAGCGATGGGAGCAACGTATCTAGATGAGAACGGACGCAGCCAGCCAATGATTATGGGCTGCTATGGTATCGGTGTTTCTCGTACAGTAGCTGCGATTGCAGAACAATTTAATGATGAAAACGGTCTTCTATGGCCAGAAGCTGTTACGCCTTATCAAGTGCACGTTATTCCAGTTAACGTGAAAAATGATGAACAGCGTGAACTAGGTGAGAAATTATATAATGAGTTATTAGATAATCGCTTTGAAGTGCTGTTAGACGACCGCCAAGAGCGTGCAGGAGTAAAATTTGCAGATTCAGATCTAATTGGTCTTCCTGTTCGAGTAACAGTTGGTAAACGTGCATCTGAAGGAATTGTAGAAGTAAAAGTACGCAAAACTGGGGAGTCATTAGAAGTGTCAGTTGACAATCTTGTTTCAACAGTGAAAGAACTGCTAGCGAAGTAA
- a CDS encoding phosphatidate cytidylyltransferase has protein sequence MKQRIITAIVALAVFVPIVLIGGLPFTLIMYVIGTVGVIELLKMKHLKAMSFPSIISLLLTWVFLLPNGRDVAFQFLSEHKIEVALAAVLLLLMYTVVVKNKFTFDDVGFILLTTVYVGFGFHYFIEVRQEFGLAYLFFAFLIIWATDSGAYFIGRAMGKRKLWPEISPNKTIEGFVGGIVCAIIVAIVFKLLANIDQTMIELLVIGIIVSLFGQMGDLVQSAFKRHYGVKDSGKILPGHGGILDRFDSLMFIMPILAFLLSL, from the coding sequence ATGAAACAGCGCATTATCACCGCGATTGTAGCACTTGCGGTATTTGTGCCGATTGTTTTAATTGGAGGGTTACCTTTTACCCTTATCATGTATGTAATCGGAACAGTTGGTGTAATTGAGCTTTTAAAAATGAAACATTTGAAAGCAATGTCTTTTCCAAGTATCATTAGTTTATTGCTAACCTGGGTGTTTTTACTACCAAATGGAAGAGATGTTGCATTTCAATTCTTAAGTGAACATAAGATAGAAGTAGCGCTTGCTGCTGTCCTTCTTTTATTAATGTACACGGTTGTAGTTAAAAATAAATTTACCTTCGATGACGTTGGGTTTATTTTATTAACGACAGTATATGTTGGCTTTGGCTTTCATTATTTTATCGAGGTTCGTCAAGAGTTCGGCTTAGCTTATTTGTTCTTTGCTTTTCTTATTATTTGGGCGACGGATTCTGGAGCTTATTTTATTGGACGAGCAATGGGAAAACGAAAGCTATGGCCGGAAATCAGTCCCAATAAAACAATTGAAGGTTTTGTCGGTGGCATCGTATGCGCTATTATAGTAGCCATTGTATTTAAGCTGTTAGCAAATATTGATCAAACTATGATCGAACTACTTGTAATTGGTATTATCGTATCGTTATTTGGACAGATGGGTGATCTTGTACAATCAGCGTTCAAACGTCACTATGGCGTAAAAGATTCAGGAAAGATTTTACCAGGTCATGGTGGGATTTTAGACCGTTTTGACAGTTTAATGTTCATCATGCCAATTTTAGCTTTTTTATTATCTCTATAA